The stretch of DNA gtgttgttgttgttgttgttgttgttgtgttgtcgCCTCTTCAGCATTGACATTTTGACATTGAGAGAAGACTTGAGTGGATGTGAAATCTGACTAAAAGTGTGTGTTTCCTGTCGACAGAGGACATCGACTTTGAGGAGTGCCACTGGGACATCCATGTGATCACTGGGGCACTGAAGCTCTTCTTCAGGGAGCTACAGGAGCCCCTCTTCCCATACAGCCACTTCAACAACTTCATCGCTGGCATCAGTGAGTGGATAcagcctcagtgtgtgtgtgtgtgtgtgtgtgtgtgtgtgtgtgtgtgtgtgtgtgtgtgtgtgtgtgtgtgtgtgtgtgtaagtctgtgtgtgtgtgaaagtctgtgtgtgtgtgtgtgtgtgtgtgtgtgtgtgtgtgtgtgtgtgtgtgtgtgtgtgtgtgtgtgtgtgaaagtctgtgtgtgtgtgtgtgtgtgtgtttgtgtgtgtgaaagtctgtgtgtgtgtgtgtgtgtgtgtgtgtgtgtgtgtgtgtgtgtgtgtgaaagtgtgtgtgtgtgtgtgtgtgaaagtctgtgtgtgtgtgtgtgtgtgtgtgtgtgtgtgtgtgtgtgtttgtgtgtgtgtgtgtgtgtgtgtgtgaaagtgtgtgtgtgtgtgtgtgtgtgaaagtctgtgtgtgtgtatgtgtgtgtgtgtgtggggggggtatgtttgtgtatgtctgtgtgtgtgtgtgtgtgtgtgtgtgtgtgtgtgttaaagtctgtgtgtttgtgttagagagagatacagtgtgtgtgtgtgtgtgtgtgtgtgtgtgtgtgtgtgtgtgtgtgtgtgtgtgactttcaaACACTTTGCTTCTGCTCCTTATCAGTTATATAGATCAGTAGTCTGCATCTTGGCCAAACACTGAGTTTCTTAGTACACTGTTTCTTAGTACTTCTccaacacaaaaacaccctCAACAATGAAATTCTAGGTGGAGACACTTTTACACAGACAGACTGATCTCTGTCCAAACTCAGGGCGTGTCACCCACCCGAGAGCACTCACACCTCCCAATGCGATGCCCTGATCTCAAACATAACTCTGCCATGAATCATATAGTGCTGTAGGGTTTTTTTAAAATGGATGATTGTTGTAGCAAGCAGTCACATGTTTGAGCTTCCCTAGTTTCCCACTTAGCTCTCTCTAAATGGTCCCTTTGATCTCTATCTCATGTTGTGCTAAATGTGAAGTGCAAATAGTAAACCTGGTATCTCTGGTATCACTAAATCTACCTGTTATCTGGTAGAATCAGTGTTTTGTGTACGTGATTGCTGCCCATTGGATGCATTGTTTATTCATCAAAAATTAGACACAAATATAATGGAAGTAACATATTCACAATAGACCGTTTGGTCCGGACCCAAGTTTGTTTGGGACCGATGGTTTGGTGGTTTTTGCCAATGTGAACGCAGTCTACCAAACCTGGGGGTGGACCCGGGTCCGCTAGAAAACAGTGGTCTGGGGCATACTCTGTAAAAAATATGCAGTTTGAATGCTATCTGTTCcaaaaccaggaaataaactgCCGTTTTTGCAACGTTGCCAAGCAATATTGGTAAAAAGAAGCTAGTGTTTGTCACATAAACAGACCTGGGTccgcaaacaaaaatgtaatgtgaacagaGACCAGCTGGGTCAGAGCTAGGGGGGCGTAATCACACTCGGGTACGGTCCAGTTAAACGGACCGAGTGTGAAGGCAACCTTaatgtcctccattttttgtcCACTTGTTCGATCCTAGTCTGTTTTTCCTTCCTTGGTTTTGTTACAAACACTCATGAGAGTCATTGAGGtggatgcatgcatgtgtaaggAACAACTTGGCTACTGAGAGTTGATGTTCAGTGTCTTcactcttgagtgtgtgtgtgtgtgtgtgtgtgtgtgtgtgtgtgtgtgtgtgtgttccgtgtCTTCACTCTTGTTTTCTGCAGAGATCCAAGACTACCATGAGAAAGTGTCGTACATGTGTGAGCTGGTCAGATCCCTCCCCGCTGCCAACCACGATACCATGGAAATCCTTTTTAGGCATTTACGCAAGTACGCACCTCTGATTATAACAATGCTAGTATTTAAAACCCCTCTGATTATAACCATGCTAGTATTTAAAACCCCTCTGATCATGACCATGCTAGTATTTAAAACGCCTCTGATCATGACCATGCTAGTATTTAAAACCCCTCTGATTATAACCATGCTAGTATTTAAAACCCCTCTGATCATGACCATATTTAAAACCCCTCTGATCATGACCATGCTAGTATTTAAAACATCTCTGATCATACTCAAGTTGTTACCAAAGCTGAAGAGTCTCTTTCTTCTATGGAGATTCTattatgggcagccgtggcccactggttagcactctggacttgtaaccagagggctgccggttcgagccccgaccagtgggccgcggctgaagtgcccttgagcaaggcacctaacccctcactgctccccgagcgccgccgttgtagcaggcagctcactgcgccgggattagtgtgtgcttcacctcactgtgtgctgtttgtgtttcactaattcaccgattgggttaaatgcagagaccaaatttccctcacgggatcaaaaaagtatatatacttatacttatgtattCTCTGCATTGTGATAATGATTTTTGGCCCATTTTTCACTCTTCTCACTTCTCACTTTTGTATGTCTATGTCTCTATTCTTGTCGATGTCTCTCaatatttctttctttatttcttttctgtttctgtctctccctctttcctcctccccccccctcctctctctctctctctctctctctctctcagggtgaTCGAGCACGGAGAGGAGAACCGCATGTCGGTGCAGAATGTGGCCATCGTTTTCGGGCCCACGCTCCTCAAACCAGAGATGGAGTCGGCCAACATCACTATGTTCATGGTGTTCCAGAACCAGATCGTCGAGTTTGTCCTCAACGAGTTCGAAACCCTCTTCTACTCAGGATgaccccatcaccaccacccaaTCCCCCTTCCTCACCCTTCACCTTACCGTATTCGCTCAGCTATGTGTATAACACCCACCAATCACTCACACAGCGTAAACAACACAAATAGCACACCATTGCATTGTGGTTAGCCAGAAGGAAGGCAgggctatagaccctttcaacaataaaaacaaaaacaatgcttgaacgttctatttgggccccaatctacttcctctgcattaagataacatatggaatgttcaaaaggaagccttgtggggccaactatgatgctgataatggaactctcttgaaagggtccatagctaCGAACTCTGAGTTCTTTCTAAGAATGCCATTCTCAgccccttttatttatttttaaactaagCACACACATGTTTCAGGCGTGGCTCAAGCCGTGTTGAAAACTAGAAATAGGACCAACGCCTATTTTTCACACGACACGCGAGCGTGTTGAAAGCGGTTCCATTCAAAAGTGACGGttaacagatgttttaataCATACTGCTGACTGGTCACAGCAGCGGCGCATCAGAAGCAATACACACACCGCGTTTGGGTCTGAATGAGGCCTAATGTGAAGAGATTTTGGGCAGGGGCACTATTGCTTACAAAAGCATTCAGCTATCTACATCAGTCATCCACAATCCGTCAGTAAGAGAGTTTACATTCAGTTTGTCAATAGGGAACTCCACTGAGAACATTAAACATCATAGCAAAAGTCAAAGGTCATATGATACGAATGTCAGAACAAATTTCTCACAATGACGTGCACATGTTGTCCATTCAGGcagttgatgtgtttgtgtttgtgtttgtcttgtagCTAACTTGACTTAATAGCCCCATCCGGCTATTGGTTCCTTTCAGCAGTTCCAGTTGTTTAGTGATCTGTGTCCAACATTGTTGACCCATTCATAGTTAATAGACTTCATCTGGATCACAGATAGTCCATTGCATCTGCCAATAATTTAGGAACATGTTATTTATGTGTTAGATGGTTTTTAAAATTGCCTTCCCGAAGAATGTGTTTTTACTGTAACATAGAGGTGTACAGAGTGAGCTGCTACTACCATAGCCTTGCCAGTAATGGCAAACGCCACAGGCACAGTTATTCGGTCGCCATTTTAAGccaccattttctttttttacatggaGGCACAAGATTTTAGAGCCGTAACAAACTGCTGCATTCTGCTATGCGGTGAGACCAGAATATAGATTTATAAAGAAGAGAAACTATGAATATAGCTGTTATTTGTAAGCATTAATATTATGTAAAGACATTCCAGTTAGGAGTTAATGAAAAGATTTGCCACTGTAAATATATATAGTAGAATGGCATATTTATGCTGTAAAATACTCAGAAGAGCAAGTTATTTGCTTAAATAAAAACTGGTTTACACATCatactgttgttatcctttttGTTATCATCCAGAGAAAATCACCTGAAATGTTGAATAGCAAGGCACAGAAAATCCTaatcattagattagattcaacgtcattgtcattgtgcagagtacgagtacagagacaacgaaatgcagtttgtgtctaaccagaagtgcaaaaaaaagcataaaaagtGCAATGCCATATACAAagtaggtggtgcatagacaggacaaaagatatagtgcagtgtagacagtacagttgttttcagaaggtggtttataCAGTAGTATAAATTCAATATAACAATATGTGATAtattatgtatgaacaacatgtacagacatgtgcaatgtagtggcagtaccattatagtagtagtaaaaACAATATGCAGTGTAtcaacagaatatattacagaaaaactgaatatgGATATTTAGAATGAACCATATAatcagatatgtacagtacagctatgtgcagtgtggtaacagtaccattgtagtgcagagaCAGTAGCATTGTAATAGCATTAAGAataggcacaggcaaggaggcatcaggcggaGGCGGGATGGGAGCTTAGTTCGCtggatgtcaccgggatgcagagctagagtttagtagggtgacagccacaggaaagaagcttcctctgaacctgctggttcgggtgTGGAGAGACCTATAACGACTCCCGGAGGCAAGTGGGGTTGTCCGTCAGACAGACAGTCTCCATATGTTTATTGTTGGAAATGAACTATAGAATGTAGCAGCTGTCTAACATGTCAATGCATTAAGGTTATGTTGGTTTTGGTTATTAGTGCTATGAAACTGAAAGTTCAAGGGCTATTATCAAGCAGATCTGGACTGTTTTATTTGTTCCAAATGTTATAATCTTCTttgtacagtctatggttatgaTACTGTAGTTATGGTACAGTAGATGGTGACTCAGACTAGGCATTtaatactttttattaattgaGACATTTATTAATTGAGCAGAAGCTTTTATCTAAAGTGACTTACGGATTCTAGTAGCCTACTAGTCAACGTGTAGTCGAAGGAGAAAGTGGtggaaggagggaaagaaagtgAAGCGCATGTTGGGTGCAGGGTTGATGGACATCCCAAATAAATTCGTAAAGTTTACGTAAAAATAAGCTTGATAATAAACAAGTAAAATATGCTTGATAATGTGGCAGGGAAGAGGTGAAGAGAATTTGTTGCATCGACTACGCCACCTAGGGGACGGGAGGCCGGCCTCCAGGACAAGGAACTAAACTAGATTAACCCCTGAGGGTAATTAGAGCACACAGGTTCGTAAAACCCAAGGAGCCGGAGACATGCGTTGCATCAACGATATTTATTCCAACAAGACACATTAATTATTACAGTTGCACAGTAAAACATGACCATACAATTGACACTCTGACGGAGAGGTCCCACCGACACAGTGACCAGGGGGCTGCTACATAAGCACTGTAGCTATGGGGTTGACTAGCACCTTGCTATTGGGCGAGTGACCTGGTCTCAGGGGAGGGGTAACTAGAGCAGGGGAGATGCTTACCACAGCGAGCCGACTACTGCaggacagaggggagggggtccAGAAAATACACCATGCGTGAGAGAAACACTGCAATCCAAGCGAAAGACACCTCAATGTGCACACAGCAAGGGAAAGTGAAGGCCTCCACCAAGAACTCAGTCCTCCGCTCACGTGGGCCACACTGCTCCTGTCTgacagaggggaagaggagacacAAGCACTGATTAAAAAAAGAGTGGTTGATCTTACAAGCCAGGTATGCTAGCAATACTACAAATGGCTACTTATCTTAAGCAGGTTTGGTGCTCCAGCTCCGCACGGATCAATGGTCAAATGGGACAGCCACCCTGGTCACAGCATTGGGATTGTAAACCggcatgcatacacacccacgcacatatACACCAACATGCACAGCAAGCAGGGtagccacacagacagactgggGGTTATCCCAAGCCGGGGAAGAACAGCAATCCTGGTCACAGCATTGGGATTATAAAccagcatgcatacacacccacacacacacacacacacacacacacaaacatgcacaacaaGCAGAGTAGCAACACAGGCAGAACGGGGTTTATCCCACAACCAACAAATAAAAGTACAAAGTGCATGCAGGTTAGGCCAGAGAAACGGCGACACAGCACTGCATAGCCCAAGCATGCATTGGAACAAACAGAACAAAAGCCCTAGCACCAGCCAGAGCCAGTGGCTAGAAAGATCAGACTAAACAAATATCCTAATAATTGGACATGACATTACTTAAAGGAGACAAAGCAGCAGTCTCTTAGGACGTGGGAACAGCCACTTCCTTAAATACCAATCCAGGGCACGCCCCCCTAATCAATAacctgtcagtcaaaatgactCAAGGGGAAACCCATTTCACCACAATCATAAACAAACAAGCTTAATTGGCCTATCACTGAAATAACGACCAAAGGGGTAATaccaaatagcctactatcCATCGATTATCACCTTAGGCTACGCCCATACATGGATTCGCCGCCACTGATAGGCCCACACTTTTCTATTGCAAGCAGCGTATCGAAAGCACACATGCTATTCGTCATCATTGTCTGGCAACTGTCATAAGATAGCCTACCACTAGCTTCCAAGGAGCTTCTGTTCTGACCTGTGGTTAAACTCTTTCACGATTAATCGCTAATGATTTTACGAGGCAAACAACACGCAAACCATCCCCGAATAAGATTTTGAATTACAAACTAACATCCATTATAATTACTTTGGTTTCAGATTGTATTCGGCACAGTAGGTAGATAAGCACATAGGCTTACACAGCAACTCGTCAAAATAAACAATTATTTTGAGTTTAAATTCAATTATTTAAATTCCCAATTGATTCTACATTAATTAAtgttattcattcatttaagcTATCCTACTGTATTACTCAGGGCGAACGCACTGACGTTCCAAAAACTGTGCAGCGCGGGGAAGCCCGTGAGGGATAGCCTACGCCTCACCTGTCTGCGAAAGGTGCGGCCAGAAAGTGAAATGTGCATCATTGAACTCGGCTTTTCAGTTTTGAATTCGGAATAGCCTATTCAGTATAAAttactaacacaaacacagcatggCAGTTCAATTCAGTAGAACACAACCTGAAGTATTGTGTCTGAGCAGTAGGCTAGTCAATATTTTGTGTCGTTTACATTATTTACAAAGTTTGCTCAAGAATAACAGAATGAAGGCGTTCTTCggtgtgtgttcttttttggTGCTTATCCTGGATGTGACCCAAGGTTGTCCATGGATGCAGCATAAATTCCCGCAGTATAGCAGGACATGTTTAACCTTGCTGAAAGAGATGGTGAGTGTTTTCAGTATTCATTTCTTCTATTCAATATAaatgggtgtgtttttttttagtaatAGCAAAATCACATCTTCATATTCAAGATTTTATtcaaattctattattttacaGGGTGAGAAAATAGTTGAGGACAATGTGGGGGTCCATTTTCCTGATGCCCTGTACAGAGTTGCAAGGAAGCAGCAGGTAAGCAAAAATctaagcaacaaacaaataaacagaaataTACTTGGTGTAAAAAAAAAGGCCTTTTTCATGAATGGCAACTGAAAACTTGTCTTTTTATACATGACATTCTTGTATATTCCTGTTGAATTCTGGGATGGTTGTCTCATCACTGATGGCTGTCTTGACTCCTCCCGTTGTCCCCACAGCCTGAGAGGATCATCTGGTTCATAGCCCAGGTGCTGGACGAGGTGTCGCTCCTGCTGGACGAGAATGTGACCGCCGTGGCCTGGGACCAGAAGAAGCTGAAGGACTTCATGAGCACCCTGGACACTCAACTGGTGGCAACTCAGTCATGTGTGAGTACAACTGAATAACCTGTATTCTATATGCTGTCATCATGAGCATCTATGCTATGCTGTGAACACCATTGTACTGACTGCACACTAGAAGACATATTGGTACAGAAATGATATCTTCGCAGCTTTTGAGCTGTGACCTTAAAGGTTAAAGTTGAAACTGTTTAACTAGCAGTTGTGTGCTGGAAATTGtctacatcacacacaactgGAGGCAACTCAGTCATGTGTGAGTACAACTAAATAGCTTAGATGCTCAGTAGGCTGTGTCATGACTCAAGAGCATAGACTGCTGAATATCCAAAAGATAAAGAGACTTGGACTATAAAAAGACATAAATATTATAGAACATGTAAAAATATAAATTGCATCATGACTATCTGCAATACACCAATGTTATTGATTTTACACTTTGTGTATATTTGTACATAAGATGGATTTCCACAgcagtggacaataaagacttctaTTCTATTTTATAAACAATCAGCTTTACATTTATGACCATTCAGTTCACCAGTTTTATGGTAAATAAAATGATAGAAGTTCAGATCAAATAGCCCATGGTAATGGAATTGTGCAATTGGGTCTACTGTGATAATGATCCAAGACTGATCTGATGAACTTCTGTTCTTCCTCCAGGTTGTTCCTAAGACTAAAGGGAATGAGAGACTGCAGGTTGTTTCTAAGACTAAAGGGAATGAGAGACTGCAGGTTGTTTCTAAGACTAAAGGGAATGAGAGACTGCACCTGTACTTCGAGAATCTGAGAAATGAAACACTGGGGACAATGGTGAGCTGTGGTTTTCTATTGTGTTGTCACAAACACATCatcgcacatacatacacatacagatgcacacacgcacacacagagacaaagacacacatacacacacacagagtctgtaTATTGATGGTGAATGTTGTGACTTGTGATTTCAGGAGGACAAGGCCAAGGCCTGGGAGCTGATCAGGAAGGAGGTTCACCACCACCTGACGAAGATCGACCTTCTGGCCAGCACACGCCTCTAAACACCAAACCCTGCCACAGCTACAGCCAATGGGACAGAGGATGCACCAGGACTACTGATGTACTCTGAACTTTCTGCTCTAAATGATTCTGATTTGTAGTTTATGTAGTgttacaattatttatttatcagaaTGATGATGTGAAAGTTGTTATTTGTTTGACATATAgtgttaaaatgtatttatttatctacttagattttgttaatttatttatttacgtatTGTAATGTACACTGTAACAAAGTAGACAATTGGGACTGGGATTATGCCAAGACTATAACATATTCTGAACTTTCTGCTTAAAATGATTGTCATGAATTGTAAACGCTGTTCCCTTATACAAGGTGGTCAAGGTTACACTTAGTGTTAAAATGATTTATTGATCAGAATGATGTGAAAGGTGCTATTTGTTTAACACAATTTGTTTGTACACTGCAGCAATGCAAACAATTGATTCAGATTCTGCAATGAATTATGAAAGCTGTTCATTCTATAAATGAGATGTTAAAGGTCACATTTATCCGGTGTTTAAATGATTTATTCCGAAGACTGATGGTCTATTAAAATGTgttatttattgtatttatataaaaatgtgcaatttatttatttatccatttCGATTTTATTTAtcgatgtgtttgtttattgtgcACTCCAATAGATTGACACAGAAacatgttttgtattttaataaAAGCTTTGTTTCATATAAACTGGTATGTGCTACTTTTTCTTAAAATCAGCTCCAGGGGCACTGTGGTGCAGTTTGCCATAGCGCCCACACCACATTCGGGTCCACATGCCCCCAGGTACTTGGGTTTGAGTCCGACCCAGGTaatttcctgatcccaccccatctctctctcccactcacttcctgtcactctcttcactgtcctatcggATTAACGGTGTAaaagcccaaacacacacatatacagtgccAATAAAAAGTATTCATCCCCTTGGATTTCCCCCCCTTTTATTGATTTTATAGATGCAATCCTACATTAAATTTGGCCTGTTTAACAATAATTTACACAAAaatatgtcaaagtcaaatcCGCTTTCTGAgaagtaatgttaattaattaaaaatgtattatGTATAAGGTGTTTGTCAAGTGCCTAAGTGTATGGACAGGAAATGTGGGCATAGTTGTGGGCTATGTTATGTATTGTGCTGTAATGTTGAGCTGTACTTGTGGGCATGTTTGTTATTTTATTGGATGAAATGGGGTATATGTTGTGCTTGGGTATAAAGACTGAGGGCAGGGGAAATGTTCACAAGGGGACTACGTGAGCTATCATGGAACTCTGCCATGACGTGAGTCATGCGGGACATTGGGCTAATTGATTGGTGTTAATGGACTGATTGAGGCCATGATGAGCATGGAGCTAGGATAGGCTGTTCTCTTTCATAAATAGGGGCAGCTACTATTGTGGGGGAGAAGACAGCAGGAGGACACATGGGAACGTCGGATGGAAGAACTGTGTCTCAATGATCTGCGGTGCGCAACTCGGCGCGCCTGAAGCTGGATAAGCCAGGATTCTATTGTGTGGACTGAGAGCTGCGCTAAACTGTGGAACCTCGCTGTTTTGGGTGTGGTGAATAGACTCTATTTGTTGTACTAGTCGGTGTGGACCGACCAGTACAGTCTGTTTTATTCCTCTTGTGGGACTGCCGTGTGGGTGGGCCTGGGGCTTCTGCATCTCTGATTGACAATGGTGGCAATATGTATCTATCCCTCTTATTGTGCCTTTTGAATGAACTGTGGTGACTATTtatagatatgtgcagtgtgtgtattttgtagttgaatTGCAGTGACTATTTATGAcggtgcatttatttatttgattcatTGTGGGTCATTTTTGTTGTGCTGTGGTTTTCACGTATGATCTGTGCATCTTAACCTATTGGGGAGGGTTCGGTGGCTTCCATGTGTCAATTAGGATAAGTTTACCCCCTAGTGGTGCCCATTACATCTGTATGCCCTCCGGCAGTCTCATTGTTTtgcatta from Alosa sapidissima isolate fAloSap1 chromosome 24, fAloSap1.pri, whole genome shotgun sequence encodes:
- the LOC121700488 gene encoding interferon a3-like isoform X1, whose product is MAVQFSRTQPEVLCLSSRLVNILCRLHYLQSLLKNNRMKAFFGVCSFLVLILDVTQGCPWMQHKFPQYSRTCLTLLKEMGEKIVEDNVGVHFPDALYRVARKQQPERIIWFIAQVLDEVSLLLDENVTAVAWDQKKLKDFMSTLDTQLVATQSCVVPKTKGNERLQVVSKTKGNERLQVVSKTKGNERLHLYFENLRNETLGTMEDKAKAWELIRKEVHHHLTKIDLLASTRL